In Ostrea edulis chromosome 4, xbOstEdul1.1, whole genome shotgun sequence, a single window of DNA contains:
- the LOC125671729 gene encoding general transcription factor IIE subunit 2-like — protein sequence MDPALLKERKAFIDRAKAQPVVEKRKKGKDVSDEKPVKKQKSSSSFKPKSESSSSSYDYKSSSGSSQYKFAILAKIVKYMKSRHLKGDTHPLMIDEILDETNQLDVGSKIKHWLITEALNNNPKVKVTDNGQKYAFKPKFDIRDKNSLMKLLKYQDLHGLGGVMKEDVEESLPNAEKAFKTLGEHIITIVRPNDKKEILFYNDKYCRYKLDDDFQKLWRGVSIDGLDDKKIEEYLEKQGISSMQDVGLKKAVQIKRKKGGGKRKMFKKHNEHLEGVLEDYSETVK from the coding sequence ATGGATCCGGCATTGTTGAAGGAAAGGAAGGCTTTTATAGACCGAGCAAAGGCTCAGCCTGTAGTGGAGAAAAGAAAGAAAGGCAAAGATGTATCGGATGAAAAACCagtcaaaaaacaaaaatcaagcTCTTCGTTCAAACCAAAGAGTGAGTCCAGCTCGTCTTCTTATGATTATAAGTCTTCTTCAGGAAGTTCTCAATACAAGTTTGCTATTTTggcaaaaattgtaaaatatatgaaatcgAGACATCTAAAAGGAGACACTCATCCTCTGATGATTGATGAGATTCTGGATGAAACAAATCAACTGGATGTGGGCAGCAAAATTAAACATTGGCTAATAACTGAAGCCTTGAACAACAATCCAAAAGTTAAAGTGACAGATAATGGACAGAAATATGCCTTCAAACCTAAGTTTGACATTCGTGATAAAAATAGTTTAATGAAATTACTTAAATACCAAGATTTGCATGGCTTAGGTGGAGTGATGAAAGAGGATGTGGAAGAGTCACTGCCTAATGCCGAGAAGGCTTTCAAAACCTTGGGAGAACATATCATCACCATAGTGAGACCAAATGACAAAAAGGAGATTCTGTTTTATAATGACAAATACTGTAGGTACAAATTAGATGATGATTTTCAGAAACTGTGGAGAGGAGTTTCAATTGATGGACTGgatgacaaaaaaattgaagaatATTTGGAGAAACAGGGGATTTCATCCATGCAGGATGTTGGATTGAAAAAGGCAGTGCAAATTAAACGTAAAAAAGGTGGTGGAAAGAGAAAAATGTTCAAAAAGCACAACGAGCATTTAGAAGGTGTTCTTGAGGATTATTCAGAGACTGTAAAGTAA